A region of the Nevskiales bacterium genome:
CTCGACTGGCGCGCGGAGCTGCGCGAAAAGCGCAAGCGGCAATTCACGACCGCGATCGCGGGCGCCCTGGTCGCCTCGGTGGGCGTCGTACTGCTGGGCATGCTGTACATGAACCGCGCGATCGAAAACCAGCAGGAGCGCAACCGCATCCTCAGGGACGAGATCGCCCTGATCGAAAAGCAGATCAAGGAAATCGAAGAACTGGAAAAAATCCGCGCCAACCTGCTCGCGCGCATGCAGGTCATCGAACAGCTGCAGCAGAGCCGGGCGCAGATCGTGCACTACTTCGACGAGCTGGTGAACACGGTGCCGGAAGGCGTCTATCTGACCTCGGTCAAGCAGCAGGGCAACAGCACCAGCATCGACGGGGTGGCGGAGTCCAACAGCCGCGTCTCCGCCTACATGAAGAACCTGGACGCCTCGCCCTGGTTCGCCGACCCGCGGCTGCAGGTGATCAAGACGGGCGAGAGTGGCGGACGCCGGCTTGCCAACTTCAGTCTGCAGGTGACCGAGGTGAACCCCAACGCCACACCGTCGGAAGGCGGGGCCGCGCCATGAACGTCAATCTCGACCTGCAGCAGTACCTCGACCAGCTGCGCAAGCTGGACACCAACAATCCCGGGGCCTGGCCGCGCTGGGTCCAGGTCATGGCCATCGTCCTGCTGTGCGGCCTGGTGATCTTTCTCGGGTACCGCTTCATGATCCAGCCCAAGCGCCTGGAGCTCGACCAGGCGCGGCAGGAAGAAGCCCGGCTGCGGCAGGAATTCGAAGCCAAACAGCGCAAGGTGGCGGCGCTCGATGCCTACCGGGCCCAGCTGGAAGAAATGCAAAAATCCTTCGGCGCCATGCTGCGCCAGCTGCCCAACAAGAGCGAGGTCGCCAACCTGCTCAACGACATTTCCCAGACGCGCCTGGCGGCGGGCCTGGAGGAAGAGCTGTTCCAGCCCCAGGCGGAGGTCAACAAGGACTTCTACGCCGAGCTGCCGATCAGCATGCAGCTGGTCGGCGGGTATCACCAGATGGGCGCCTTCGCCAGCGGCATCGCCACGCTGCCGCGCATCGTCACGCTGAGCAACGTGCAGCTTGCCCCGATCGACGACGGCAAAAGAAGCGGCACCAGTCGGCTGCGCATGACCGTCACGGCCAAAACCTACCGATACCTGGACGCCGATGAACAGCCGGCGGGAGCGGGCCAATGACCCGCCGGCCTGCGGAACGCATCGCACCCCGGCGCTCGCGCAGCATCCTGCTCTGCGCCCTGCTGCTTGCAACCGCCTTGGGCGGTTGCGGCGGTGACCAGGACGATCTGCGCCAGTACATCGAAGAGGTCAAGGCGCGCAAGACCAAGGACATCGAGCCCATCCCGCAGATCAAGCCCTACGAAACCTTCCTGTACGCACCGGGCGCGCGGCGCGATCCCTTTGCCAATGCGCCCGCGCAGAAACCGCTGACCGGCGAGCTCGGCGCGCTGATCGACCCGCGCCGCAACCGCGAACCGCTCGAAGAGTTCCCGCTCGATTCGCTGCGGCTGGTCGGCACCTTGAAGATCCGCGACCAAAAGTATGCCCTGATCCGCGATCCCACCGGCGTGGTGCACCGGGTCACGACCGGCAACTATCTGGGCCAGAACTACGGCAAGATCACCGCCATCGCCGAAACCGAGATCAACCTGCGCGAGATCGTGCCGGATGGCTTCGGCGGCTATCTCGAGCGGCAGGCCACCATCACGGCGGGCGAGCAGCCATGAGCCGCCATCGACACTCGGCAGGCTCATAAGGAGCGAGCGACATGAACATCCACACCTTCAAGCATCTCGGGCTCGCATGCGGGCTTGCGGTCCTGGCGCTGGGCATTTGCGGCCAGGCCGCGGCTGCCGATCGCAGCCTCGACAACATCGAATACCAGGCCCTGCCCGGCCAGGGCGTGCTGCTGACGCTGACCCTGTCGGAGGCGGCGCCGGACCCGGTCGTGTTCACGGTGGACCAGCCGGCGCGGCTGGCCCTGGACCTGCCGGACACGCGGGTAGCGCTGGCCAACCGCTACAACCAGATCAACCTCGGCAGCACGCGCGCGGTGGCCGCGGCCGAAGCCAAGGATCGCAGTCGTGTAGTGGTCGAGCTGACCGAGCTCGTGCCCTACAGCGTGCGGGTGGACGGCAACAAGATCTATGTCCAGATCGGCGGCGCCGCCGACAGCCTGGCCACCGCACCGGCGGCCGACAGTGACGATACGGAGGTCTCGGCACGTCCGCCTGCTCGCCTGCAGGCGGCCGACAGCATCACGAAGGTGGATTTCCGCCGCGGCGAAAAGGGCCAGGCCCAGGTGGTGGTCGGTCTGTCCAACCCCGGTACGCCGGTCGATATCCGGCAGGAAGGCGGTCTGATCATCGCCGAGTTCCGCGGCACGCAGCTGCCCAGCGAGCTGCGTAAACGCCTCGACGTGCTTGACTTCGCCACGCCGGCCAAATTCATCGACGTCACCAGCAGCGGCAACACGGCGCGTATCGCCATCACGCCGGTGAGCGGCGCGGATTTCGAGCAGTCCGCCTACCAGGCCGGCAACGTCTTCACCATCGAACTGCAGCCGCTCAGCGCCGAGGAGCTGGCCCAGAAGCGTGAGCAGGAGCCCCGCTACACCGGCCCGCGCATCGGCCTGAACTTCCAGAAACAGGACGTGCGTACGATTCTGCAGATCCTAGCGGACGCGCTCGGCTTCAACCTGGTGATGGACGACAGCATCAAGGGCGACCTGGCCATGCGGCTGGACAACGTGCCGGCCGACCAGGCGCTCGACATCATCCTGCGCACCAAGGAGCTGGGCAAGATCCAGGAAGGCAACGTGATGCTGATCGAGCCGCTGGCCAAGATCAACAAGCGCCGCGAAGAAGCGCTCAAGGCGGCCAAGAGCCAGGAAACCCTGGCGCCGCTGACCTCCGAGATCGTGCAGATCAACTTCGCCAAGGCCGACGAGATCGCCACCCTGCTCAAATCCAAGGACACCGGCCTGCTCTCGGATCGCGGCCGCATCAGCGTGGATCCGCGTACCAACACCCTGCTGATCCAGGAAACCCGTGACCGGCTGGCCGAGATCCGCAAACTCATCGCACAACTGGATATCGCGGTCAGGCAGGTGCTGATCGAGTCGCGCATCGTGGTCGCCAACAAGGACTTCAGCCGCGACCTCGGTGCCCGCTTCGGCGTGTCACACCAGACCATTCGCGGCGATACGGCCGTCGGCATCGGCGGCAACCTCGGCGGCGCTGGCGCGGTTCGTGCGGGCGGTCCGGCCGCCGGCGCCGGCGCCCTCAACGTCAGCCTGCCGGTAGTCGGCGGGGGCTCGCTGGGTGTATCCATCCTCTCCGGGGACTACCTGGTGGAGGCCGAGTTGTCCGCACTGCAGTCGGAGAATCGCGGCGAGATCATCTCCACCCCGCGCGTGATCACCGCCAACGGCAAGGAAGCCACCATCGAGCAGGGTGTGGAAATCCCCTACCTGGAGTCCAGCTCCAGCGGCGCCACCACGGTGTCTTTCAAGAAGGCGGTGCTGAGTCTCAAAGCCACGCCGCAGATCACGCCCGACGGCCATATCCTGATGGACCTGGACATCACCAACGACACCCGCGGCGAGGACGTCGGCACCGGCTTCGGCGGCAGCATCCCCAGCATCGACACCCGCCAGATCAGCACCCAGGTGCTGGTCAACA
Encoded here:
- a CDS encoding PilN domain-containing protein codes for the protein MLIKINLLDWRAELREKRKRQFTTAIAGALVASVGVVLLGMLYMNRAIENQQERNRILRDEIALIEKQIKEIEELEKIRANLLARMQVIEQLQQSRAQIVHYFDELVNTVPEGVYLTSVKQQGNSTSIDGVAESNSRVSAYMKNLDASPWFADPRLQVIKTGESGGRRLANFSLQVTEVNPNATPSEGGAAP
- a CDS encoding type 4a pilus biogenesis protein PilO, coding for MNVNLDLQQYLDQLRKLDTNNPGAWPRWVQVMAIVLLCGLVIFLGYRFMIQPKRLELDQARQEEARLRQEFEAKQRKVAALDAYRAQLEEMQKSFGAMLRQLPNKSEVANLLNDISQTRLAAGLEEELFQPQAEVNKDFYAELPISMQLVGGYHQMGAFASGIATLPRIVTLSNVQLAPIDDGKRSGTSRLRMTVTAKTYRYLDADEQPAGAGQ
- a CDS encoding pilus assembly protein PilP produces the protein MTRRPAERIAPRRSRSILLCALLLATALGGCGGDQDDLRQYIEEVKARKTKDIEPIPQIKPYETFLYAPGARRDPFANAPAQKPLTGELGALIDPRRNREPLEEFPLDSLRLVGTLKIRDQKYALIRDPTGVVHRVTTGNYLGQNYGKITAIAETEINLREIVPDGFGGYLERQATITAGEQP
- the pilQ gene encoding type IV pilus secretin PilQ — encoded protein: MNIHTFKHLGLACGLAVLALGICGQAAAADRSLDNIEYQALPGQGVLLTLTLSEAAPDPVVFTVDQPARLALDLPDTRVALANRYNQINLGSTRAVAAAEAKDRSRVVVELTELVPYSVRVDGNKIYVQIGGAADSLATAPAADSDDTEVSARPPARLQAADSITKVDFRRGEKGQAQVVVGLSNPGTPVDIRQEGGLIIAEFRGTQLPSELRKRLDVLDFATPAKFIDVTSSGNTARIAITPVSGADFEQSAYQAGNVFTIELQPLSAEELAQKREQEPRYTGPRIGLNFQKQDVRTILQILADALGFNLVMDDSIKGDLAMRLDNVPADQALDIILRTKELGKIQEGNVMLIEPLAKINKRREEALKAAKSQETLAPLTSEIVQINFAKADEIATLLKSKDTGLLSDRGRISVDPRTNTLLIQETRDRLAEIRKLIAQLDIAVRQVLIESRIVVANKDFSRDLGARFGVSHQTIRGDTAVGIGGNLGGAGAVRAGGPAAGAGALNVSLPVVGGGSLGVSILSGDYLVEAELSALQSENRGEIISTPRVITANGKEATIEQGVEIPYLESSSSGATTVSFKKAVLSLKATPQITPDGHILMDLDITNDTRGEDVGTGFGGSIPSIDTRQISTQVLVNNGETVVLGGVFTEENSDTVTKVPVLADIPLVGALFRQKLKVADKSELLIFVTPKILKEGLRVDAR